One Silene latifolia isolate original U9 population chromosome 4, ASM4854445v1, whole genome shotgun sequence DNA segment encodes these proteins:
- the LOC141651723 gene encoding uncharacterized protein LOC141651723, whose amino-acid sequence MKAAQDRQKSYADVRRRPLEFEVGDKVFLKVSPMKGVKRFGVKGKLSPKYIGPYEVIKRIGAVAYRLDLPPSLGKVHDVFHVSQLRKYISDPSHVLQNEIPELEPSLSFEERPIRILDKKEKKLRSKVVPLVKVLWKCGDVEEETWEPEASMRVKYPSLFS is encoded by the coding sequence atgaaagccgcccaagatcgacagaaatcttatgccgatgttcgccgtcgacccttggagtttgaagttggagataaggtgttcttgaaagtgtccccgatgaaaggagtaaagaggttcggagttaaagggaagttgagtccaaagtacattggaccttatgaagtgataaaaaggattggtgccgtggcttatagattggatttgcccccgagtttgggtaaagttcatgatgttttccacgtgtctcaacttaggaaatacattagcgaccctagtcatgtgttgcaaaatgaaattcccgagcttgagcctagtctttctttcgaggagagaccgattcgtatcttggataagaaggagaagaagctaaggagcaaagtggtacccttggtgaaagtgttgtggaagtgtggtgatgtagaagaagagacttgggagccggaggcttccatgcgtgtcaaataccctagtttgttttcttaa